From Thermogemmata fonticola, one genomic window encodes:
- a CDS encoding DUF1501 domain-containing protein, with product MFGITDRRHFLQHSIASAGLTLPGLEFLAKVRAAAPEMRKKQKSLIILWMAGGPPTIDMFDMKPGSPNGGPHKPINTVVSGIQISEYLPKLAKVFNHLSIIRSLNSREGDHDRGTYIMNTGRQRNPLLDYPSIGSVLAYYQAMDIEAMRNADLPAFISVGGPRGGAGFLGMRYAPFNIQNPGQPPENVNSPVDDGRTARRAALFARIENGFTTNVPGDAATAHREVYEKALNMVVSTRKDVFSLDKEIDGKPIDPKLKEEYGNTPFGRSALLARKLVEAGVACVQITMGGWDLHNNTHAALTRMLPTLDSAFATLVKDLYQRGKLQDTVIVWMGDFGRTPRINANAGRDHYSRAWSVVLGGGLIKGGVVYGETDKDGTSATKDEVGVLELYATLYRGLGIDPTPETNASIRDNIGRPYYIAGENPRWIKELVG from the coding sequence ATGTTCGGAATCACAGATCGCCGCCATTTTCTGCAACACAGTATTGCCTCTGCGGGCTTGACACTGCCGGGGCTGGAGTTTCTGGCTAAAGTTCGGGCCGCGGCTCCAGAAATGCGGAAAAAGCAGAAAAGCCTCATCATCCTCTGGATGGCCGGTGGACCGCCGACGATTGACATGTTCGACATGAAGCCGGGCAGCCCCAATGGCGGCCCTCATAAGCCGATCAACACCGTGGTCAGCGGCATCCAGATTTCGGAATATCTGCCCAAATTGGCGAAAGTCTTCAATCACTTGTCGATCATCCGCTCGCTCAACTCCCGCGAAGGGGATCATGATCGCGGCACCTACATAATGAACACCGGTCGGCAGCGCAATCCGCTTCTGGACTATCCTTCTATCGGCTCCGTGCTCGCTTACTATCAGGCGATGGATATTGAGGCGATGCGGAACGCCGATCTGCCCGCTTTCATTTCCGTTGGCGGACCGCGAGGCGGCGCTGGCTTTTTGGGCATGCGCTACGCTCCGTTCAACATACAGAATCCGGGTCAGCCGCCGGAGAATGTGAACTCCCCGGTGGATGATGGGCGCACAGCTCGCCGGGCTGCCTTGTTTGCGCGTATCGAAAATGGTTTCACCACCAACGTCCCCGGCGATGCTGCGACCGCTCACCGCGAGGTATACGAGAAAGCCCTCAACATGGTGGTCTCCACCCGCAAGGATGTTTTCAGTCTCGACAAGGAAATTGATGGCAAGCCGATCGACCCGAAGCTGAAAGAGGAATACGGTAACACGCCCTTTGGCCGCTCTGCCTTGCTCGCTCGCAAGCTGGTGGAGGCAGGTGTGGCTTGCGTTCAGATCACTATGGGTGGCTGGGACCTCCACAACAACACCCATGCCGCGCTCACGCGCATGCTTCCGACGCTGGACTCCGCTTTTGCTACGCTGGTGAAGGACTTGTATCAGCGGGGCAAACTGCAAGACACGGTCATCGTCTGGATGGGGGATTTCGGGCGTACCCCGCGGATCAATGCCAATGCCGGGCGCGACCATTACTCCCGTGCTTGGTCCGTGGTCCTTGGCGGCGGCCTCATCAAAGGCGGAGTCGTGTATGGCGAAACGGACAAGGATGGCACCTCAGCCACCAAGGATGAAGTCGGCGTCTTGGAACTCTACGCCACCCTCTATCGCGGTTTGGGCATCGATCCCACTCCGGAAACCAACGCCAGCATCCGCGACAACATTGGCCGGCCCTACTACATCGCGGGCGAGAACCCCCGCTGGATCAAGGAACTGGTCGGCTAA
- a CDS encoding glycosyltransferase family 87 protein, protein MNSEAAVIRNPIPKRVLWWLFFLLLLVTGIAAIRVYRGVMSPELPKDFVQYWAVGRLVLEGENPYAPALQLREQQHVYPERDIALMMWNPPPALPLYAPWGLLPARLAAWLWNGLQLGAVLAASFLLVRVYASDSAWWWFLPLSLGFAGTVWLLLYGQNTGWILFGLAGFAWGQHRGQPWLAGCCGALTVLKPHLLVGFGLVWIWDVWHRGQRRIALLAGVAAVLLATALAHLSDPQVLPHYLTALREPSPYAVSPKDWMLPTASYWLRHYLAPESMAWQFLPSILAALALLLWRLRWGEKWSWPQALPIVVAVSVLTTGYGGWIFDLPVLLVSLIALAARMYQVRPMLLVYLTVWQFLVTWATFVYGYTLHGFWWVAPAVLGPCLFLPFLKTD, encoded by the coding sequence ATGAATTCAGAAGCCGCCGTGATTCGGAATCCGATTCCGAAGCGGGTACTCTGGTGGTTGTTCTTCCTCTTGCTGCTGGTAACGGGAATCGCTGCGATTCGCGTGTATCGAGGCGTCATGTCTCCAGAATTGCCCAAGGATTTTGTGCAGTATTGGGCCGTGGGGCGCCTGGTGCTGGAAGGAGAGAACCCTTACGCCCCCGCATTGCAACTGCGCGAACAACAGCATGTTTACCCAGAGCGGGACATCGCTCTGATGATGTGGAATCCGCCGCCTGCCTTACCCCTGTATGCCCCGTGGGGGCTGTTACCGGCCCGACTCGCAGCTTGGTTATGGAACGGACTGCAACTTGGGGCAGTACTGGCGGCATCCTTCCTTTTGGTTCGTGTCTATGCTTCTGACTCGGCGTGGTGGTGGTTTCTGCCTCTGTCCCTTGGCTTTGCTGGGACAGTTTGGCTATTGCTCTATGGGCAGAATACAGGGTGGATCCTGTTCGGATTGGCGGGGTTTGCCTGGGGACAGCATCGAGGGCAGCCCTGGCTGGCGGGATGCTGCGGCGCTTTGACTGTGCTCAAACCGCATTTGCTCGTCGGTTTCGGTCTGGTCTGGATTTGGGACGTGTGGCATCGCGGGCAGCGCCGCATTGCCCTGTTGGCCGGCGTGGCTGCGGTTTTGCTGGCCACCGCGTTGGCTCATCTGAGCGACCCCCAAGTCTTGCCGCATTACTTGACAGCCCTGCGGGAGCCTTCACCCTATGCTGTCTCTCCCAAGGACTGGATGTTGCCGACGGCCAGCTACTGGTTGCGGCATTATCTGGCACCCGAATCGATGGCCTGGCAATTTCTACCCTCCATCCTGGCGGCACTCGCCTTATTGCTATGGCGGTTGAGATGGGGGGAGAAGTGGTCTTGGCCGCAGGCGTTACCTATCGTGGTCGCTGTCTCAGTGTTGACTACTGGCTATGGGGGTTGGATTTTTGACCTTCCCGTGTTACTGGTATCGCTGATCGCCTTAGCAGCCCGGATGTACCAAGTCAGGCCCATGCTTCTGGTGTACCTGACCGTCTGGCAGTTTCTTGTTACCTGGGCCACATTCGTTTATGGATACACGTTGCATGGTTTTTGGTGGGTAGCTCCAGCCGTTCTTGGCCCGTGCCTATTCCTACCTTTTCTCAAGACCGATTGA
- a CDS encoding serine hydrolase, translating into METTGRDTTMGSRQRNRWLWRTLWACVWILCGGGSVTAADFDPAMLDTLIEQALREMKVPGVAVVVVRGDQVVYLKGFGVRTQGQNQPVTPQTLFPIASCSKAFTSTLVAMLVDQGQVKWDDKVRDHLEIFRLNDELADREVTIRDLLCHRTGMPRHDLLWAGLTHNSEDLIRRWGRAKPSTSFRSTWEYTNVPFTVAGLIAARYHQSDWAGTVQRRIFEPLGMRHSTGRRELALACENRATPHYFTFDKKILPVKDDEVEHVGGAGGIYSTAEDMGQWLRFQLNGGVHNGRRLLAERHLRETHTPQMLFRPEGVWTYYFPAATTRFTTYGLGWFVHDYRGVVCVSHGGTLSGTRAQCMLVPDAKIGICVLANLRPSLLTEAIARSILDRMLGLPTLDWIKICKEQMDYFDFQNAIAFQKRAKARKPNTRPTLPLADYCGHYEQSAYGTAEVILREGLLHLRWGRYLFRLDHYHYDTFTAVPIQPAEEIITFDRSIFEVQFWLRSNGEVGGMTLFGQDFQRRSRSK; encoded by the coding sequence ATGGAAACAACCGGGAGAGACACGACGATGGGCAGCCGCCAGCGGAATCGATGGCTGTGGAGAACACTTTGGGCGTGCGTCTGGATCCTCTGCGGTGGTGGATCGGTGACGGCGGCCGACTTCGATCCCGCCATGCTGGACACATTGATCGAACAGGCATTGCGGGAGATGAAAGTTCCGGGCGTTGCGGTGGTGGTCGTTCGCGGTGATCAAGTCGTGTACCTGAAAGGCTTTGGCGTGCGAACCCAGGGCCAGAATCAACCGGTCACCCCACAGACACTTTTCCCGATCGCTTCATGTTCCAAGGCATTCACTTCGACCCTCGTGGCGATGTTGGTGGATCAAGGGCAGGTGAAATGGGATGACAAAGTTCGGGACCATTTGGAAATCTTTCGGCTCAACGACGAGTTGGCAGATCGCGAAGTGACCATCCGGGACTTGCTCTGCCACCGGACGGGCATGCCGCGCCATGACTTACTCTGGGCCGGCTTGACGCACAACAGTGAGGATTTGATTCGCCGCTGGGGCCGCGCCAAGCCGTCCACGTCGTTCCGAAGTACATGGGAATACACCAACGTCCCTTTCACGGTGGCCGGTCTGATTGCCGCGCGCTATCACCAAAGCGACTGGGCTGGGACCGTTCAGCGGCGCATCTTCGAGCCTTTAGGTATGCGCCACAGTACAGGCCGACGGGAATTGGCACTGGCCTGCGAGAACCGAGCCACGCCCCACTACTTTACCTTCGACAAGAAAATCCTGCCGGTCAAAGATGATGAGGTGGAACATGTGGGCGGCGCCGGAGGCATCTACTCCACAGCAGAAGACATGGGCCAGTGGCTTCGCTTTCAACTCAACGGCGGTGTCCATAATGGCCGGCGGCTGCTAGCCGAGCGCCACCTCCGTGAAACCCACACTCCGCAGATGCTCTTCCGACCAGAAGGTGTCTGGACTTACTACTTTCCCGCCGCGACGACGCGATTCACCACTTACGGCTTGGGATGGTTCGTCCATGACTACCGCGGCGTCGTGTGCGTCTCCCACGGGGGCACCCTCTCCGGCACCCGCGCTCAATGCATGCTGGTACCCGACGCGAAAATCGGCATCTGTGTCCTGGCTAACCTCCGCCCCTCGCTGCTGACGGAAGCCATTGCCCGCTCCATCCTCGATCGAATGCTGGGCCTGCCTACGTTGGACTGGATCAAAATCTGCAAAGAGCAAATGGATTATTTCGACTTCCAGAATGCCATCGCCTTCCAGAAGCGGGCCAAAGCTCGCAAACCGAACACACGACCCACACTCCCCCTGGCTGACTATTGCGGACATTACGAGCAATCCGCTTACGGGACCGCAGAAGTGATACTCCGCGAAGGACTACTCCATCTTCGCTGGGGGCGCTACCTCTTCCGCCTGGATCATTATCACTACGACACCTTCACCGCCGTTCCTATCCAGCCGGCTGAGGAAATCATCACATTTGACCGGAGCATCTTCGAGGTGCAGTTCTGGCTACGTTCCAACGGTGAAGTTGGAGGCATGACCCTCTTTGGCCAGGACTTCCAGCGGCGCAGTCGTAGCAAATGA